In Brassica napus cultivar Da-Ae chromosome C2, Da-Ae, whole genome shotgun sequence, the sequence ATGAACAAcagcttgttcattctaaatcgtcGGCGGAATATATTATCAGGATATGTTGGTgtgtcactgaaataatcattccatagcTGGAGATTGCCTGCTTCACGgtttctttcgatataagctcttttttttttcttcttctttcttcttgttgatcaccGTAATTATTGACAACATTTTCGAAGTAacgatcaaaatattgatcacaGTGTTGATCAAATATGTCATCTTCTAAATCCTGAAAATGATTATTGGAAGAAGACGCCATAAGAAACAAGAGGGTGTAGAATGAAAAGCTTGTTGATATGAACAGAGGAGATAAGAAACAAGAGGAGATATGACACTTTATGTTTATATGAGAAGTTTGTTTACATGAAAAAAATTATCGTGGAGAATGAGAAGTTTGTTAAGAAAGAAGTATGAGAAGTTTGTGCAAATGAGAAGACTTGAGAAGTTTATATAATACATTCAACTTGAGTCGATCACACTACACCACAATTTGACAAAGACTCGTGACTTACAACTCGACAAAGACTCGTGACTTACAACAACAACACTGTCTTGTGAACAACACATGAGACAACATAATAGACAGTACAACAAGACAAAGACCCGTGAACACATGAGACAACAGATGAGACATGATTCATCCACTGTTTTCCAACAACAACACTGTCTTCCAACAAACTGTATTCCAACTCGCATGACCTGAAAATAAAGAGACAAGAAGACAAAAAACATTAATCCAAGCACATGTCAACAAGACAAGAAAAATACAGACACAGAAAGACTCGTGAACACATACACACAgcttttttaaaacatatatatcaagTTGAGAAACCGAACAGaagaatttatattattaatgtgGAGAGACAGAAACTTGTAAAACAAGAACCGAGACTTAAAGACAACACAAACTTAAGCTTAGAGACCAACAAACAAGTAATTTTACAACACAAACTTAAGTTTAGACCAGACTTTAAACAACACAAACTTAAGCTTATACTATAACTAATTTGACATAAGCTCatcaataagcttcttcttcaAAGCTTCTTCATACTCGGGTAGATCTGCTTTGCCGACTAATGAGTCAAGTAGTTTCATCTTTGTCATCCTCTCTTTGACAGCCAAATCTTCCTTCCTGATCCTCCACATACTCTCCAACTCATCCAGCGCCTTACCATCTCCCATCGTCTTCTTACTGTGGCGCTTTGAAGCCTTAACACTAGGGGGACGCATAGTTGCTTGCTCAGCTTCACCAGTGGTGGTTTCAAACGCGTAAGAGCTTGCTGATTGTGCACTCTCATCACACTTCCTCTTTTTGCCGCTTGCTGTGGTTTTAGAACTACACAATTCACACCATTTCTGGTCATTCCTCAACTCCTTCCATGCGTGCTCAAGAGTAAACTTCTTCTTGTGGTTATTGTAGAAGATCTCATGCGCATGTTTGAGAACATCGTTCTCATTTTGGCCGCTACTCTTCTCCCTAGTTGCTGCTTCATACGCCCCACAAAATTTGTTTACTTGGTCATTTATCTTCTGCCACCTTTGCTTACAATGTGGTGGCTGTCTAGTTTCAGAACCTGCAACTTTGAGACTTGCTTCAAAGTATGCAGCAATCCTTTTCCAGAACGCACCAGCTCTTTGCTCGTTAGCTACCACCGGGTCTTTGCTCGTTAGCTACCACCGGGTCTTTGCTTGTGTTTAGCCAAGCGCTAATGAGGGTAACATCATCAACTGGCGTCCACGCCCTCCTTTCTTTACGCTCTGCAGGGACTTGGGAGGAAGAGACTTCGACATTGTCTTGGACATAACCAAAGACAGTGTCTTGCTGGCTATTCAGAAGATCAACAAAGTTTTCAAACGGTGTATATGAATTGGAATCCATATCCGAAAGGCTCAAGAGAGTAACAACAGAGAGAAACAACATAGATAAACAATAGagagaaataaaagaaataacgAAAAGAGAGAAAGCTTTGATAGATGGAAGAGAAGAATGACGGTTTtaatagaagagaagaagggaagaaggaaacaagtaTTGATCACCATTGATCAACACCCAACCATTTTGAGAAGACAGTTTTCTAACCCATTAATCACACATCACCTTTGATTTCTATCTAACCACAACATTAATGACCACAAGTAAATAACTCTCTAACCACAACATTAATTACCAACCGTTCAATTGAAACCAAAATGACAAACAATTTTCAGGTCAGACAgacaaaccaaaaacaaataatagACACTATTCAATCCGAGCACAAACTAGAGTCAATTCAGTTCATAAACACAAACCAAAAGCACCATCAATTCAGTTCAGAGACACAAAGCAGAAGCACCATCAATTCGGTTCAATTCAAACCATTTCGACAATCAATCTAGTTCAGACACACAAACCAAATGCTAAATCAATTCAGTTCAGATAAACAGACTTAATCAATTCGACAACCATTCCAATTCAGATAAGACAAACAGACTAAACCAATTCAGTTCAGCGACAAAGATGCGTGTTACTTTTATTGCCATTGTAGTCGAACGTTGATGAACCTTCATGTTTGTTGATCCGTAAGACGAACATCGATATCCTCTTGATCGGAACAATCTCAACAgacagagaaacaaaaaaaaataaaattggatCAGAGGTGACCGATTACAATAACAGACATCAAAAGCCAGATCATATGAAGCAAACACATCACAAATACAGAGAAAGACCAAAAATCTAAGACATGCATGAGTTGAAAGAGAGATACTCTGCTTTACCTTTCGCTTTGGCGACTTCAGCCGTGGAGGGAGAGATAGAGGTTTTCAACCGTCAAGGAGCGCCGTAGAGCCACCGAAACAGAAGGCGTGATTCTTCTCTGAGGAGAGATGATGAAAGAGAGGCAGAGTGGTGGAGAGAGCTAGAGAGATGCATCGCCGTCTATCGAATAGGCCACAATCGACGCCTTCACCGCCAGATACGAGGTTCTCACCGTCACATACGCCGACGGCTTCAACCGATCGGTGAGAAATCGATCAACACATGCGGATTCGACGAGGTGAGGTGAAGAGACGAGGTTTCGTCTACgcgaaggagagagagagaagccgtgtgtttgtcaaaaaaaaaagcgaaAGAGGTGTGCCCAATAGCGAACACGTGGCCATAAGACGCGGTTCTTCTTCCCCTTATTTAAGCGCCGCTTCCACTCATTAATTCCATTTATCTTTTTTCTTAAATCCAAAATTAAACTAAGCACCCCCTTAACAACCCGCGTTGAACGTGCTCTAAGAAGCTAAGACACAGCGCAACTACAACTAAAGCCCGAATATCTCgctaaacaaaataaatgaaacagGACACGTAGCGCCTCCTCAGCACTCGAATTGTCATCAATTAGGTGAGAGACAATGtcttctttatataataagatttaatCTCTCTACTAAGGAGCCATTTAGTATACTCTCTCCATTTCACAAAGATAGACTTTCTAACATTttcatacatattaaaaaacaaattaaataaaaccaattaagtttttttgaagtttacattttttttgtatagaaaacataaaatatctatctttgtgaaacaaattttttttctaaaacatatataaacatggTGACAGAGTTTCGGGCTTTCTTATGAACTTAGATTAACATATAATAAGCCGAAAATTTCCGAAGGCCCATTACCTATTTCAAGGTGCTTATCTCATTGGTGGTATTGCCCAATGAAATGTTTTAgatgaaaaacgaaaattgCTAAATTAGACAATGCTGACGTGGCATGATAAAGACAACGATGACCTGGCAAGTGGTAACCAAAAAACCCCTAAAGAGACCAACAGACCTCGCCTAATTTAAATCAGTTTGCCCTAACAATTAAAACCCTCAAAAATCACTTTCTTCACAAAACAAAACAGCAGCAGCAATGGGGAGCTCATCCAACGGCGGCGCAATGTCCGGACGTGCTCCCGGAACCGGCGGCGGCGTTAAATCGTCGGCTCCAGTAGACAAAGAAGTAGACTACGCTAATTACTTCTGCACATACTCATTCCTCTACCACCAGAAAGACATGCTCTCGGACCGTGTCCGTATGGACGCTTACTACAACGCCGTCTTCGAGAACAAACACCACTTCGCCGGCAAGGTAACAGAAAACGAGAAACCACTTCTCTTGATGTCACTGGTCCTCTCTGtatatatttgtaataaaaCTTGGCtgattgtgtttgttttgaatTGAAAGACGGTGTTGGATGTTGGAACCGGGAGTGGGATTCTAGCGATTTGGTCAGCTCAAGCTGGTGCGAGGAAAGTTTATGCAGTTGAAGCTACTACGATGGCTGATCATGCTCGTGCTCTTGTCAAGGCCAATGGTCTTGAGGATGTGGTTGAAGTGATTCAAGGCTCTGTTGAAGATATTTCTTTGCCAGAGAAAGGTAATTGTTAAGTTTACTTATTTTGCAAGCAAAGAGAGAGAGTCTTGGGTTATTTAAAAGTTACTGCTTTTGAGATGTACTAAGCAGTTTTGTAtgtaatcaatttttaaatgtGCAGTTGATGTAATTATCTCCGAGTGGATGGGATACTTCCTTCTGCGTGAGTCCATGTTTGATTCTGTTATATCTGCTCGTGACCGTTGGTTAAAGCCGACCGGTGTCATGTAAGTGGTTTCTATTATTACCTATTGGCTTACTTGATATTCTCTTAAGGTTTTATCAAATGATTTGATTTAGATCTCATGAATAAGTTGATAACACTTAATTAACAATGTGGTCAAAGATATGGTTTGATGTTTGTGTATGTGACTTTGAATCCAATAGGTACCCAAGTCATGCTCGCATGTGGCTTGCACCCATCAAATCTACTCTGTCAGATCGGAAGAAGAATGATTTGGATGGTGCAATGGCcgattgggataacttctccgATGAGATCAAAAGCTACTACGGAGTTGATATGAGCGTTTTGACAAAACCTTTTGCTCAAGAGCAAGAAAAGCATTACATACAGGTAGGTGACATTAAAGGTCCCTAGGTGACTAATGAACAATTTGCTCTGTTATTTGAATggaaaactcataaaaagtttGTCATTTTTTGGGGCAGACTGCTGTGTGGAATGACTTGAATCCACTTCAAGTGATAGGCACACCTACACTTGTCAAAGAGATGGATTGTTTGACAGCCACTGTCAGTGAGATCGAGGAAGTCAGGTCGAATGTAACCTCAGTCATCAATGGGCACACGACTCTATGTGGTTTTGGTGGTTGGTTTGATGTTCAGTTCCGGGTTAGTTCTTATAAAGATTCTTTGTGTTGCATCTTGTTTGTGTGTAATGTTAAAAAGAGACTCTTACACTTTTTTTTCTCTGTAAATAGGGTAGAAAAGAAGACCCTGCGCAGCAAGATATCGAGTTAACCACAGCTCCAAGTGAACGACACTGCACACACTGGGGACAACAGGTACGTTCTCCCTCAGTTCCTGCCCTATGATATGATTAAGGCTTCAAACTGAAAGACATGTTATGATCTGAATGTGGCAGGTTTTCATTATGTCCAATCCTATAAATGTTGAGGAAGGTGATAATCTGAATCTCGGTTTGGTGATGAGCCGGTCCAAGGAAAACCACAGACTAATGGAGGTTGAGCTTAGTTGCGAGATAAAAGAGGCGTCTGGCAACCCTAAGGAGTCATTCAAGAAGATGTATTTCATAGAATGATTATACAGATGAATGGAGCTTGGTGGTTCTTGCATCCAATGAATGAATCCAAATGTAATGTTTTACTATTTGTTTCCAACTTTTCCTTTATGTAACGAGCAATTTACATTGGTAACTAGAAACTAGTCTTTACAgtattgtttttttcaaaacaaattttgattagtatttAGTGAAAATTGCTAGATTGTTACCTTTGATTTGATTCGGTCAACATTTTGTTGTTTGCAGTGTTTTAATTTACTGAGTGATGTGGGtcacatcccctatatattatttgtgaaacattacaacttctttttgtagccacatgtcatcactaagatgattcttagaattactagagaaataggttggtccatctaattatataataaactttttattaaactaaccataaattcattattaatgtcatttattatttccttaaataaagattacggaattgcatAATGTggataaagtatatatgacaattaatgattttgaataacaaagatctgataaaaaaaatgtatcttctatcaaatttgtttaatttaaaactattaaaataacttttaaaaaacacaataaccatattataaaaatttagatttttctgtatattttatattttgaattttaaaaaatgactataaattactaaaactgttaaaagtctcacattcaaattttgcgatccatggtttaaaatttttgttatgacaaaatacaaataattacaaaatcatataagtaaaagtctaatttaattaatcattaagatttaaaatatatatgtatatatatcattctaaattaaactataagccatattgaataaataaatattttagtttcaaaatttactttgaataattttttttgataaaagttttgaactaacattgataatttttttttaaaattatcaattactacaattattaatcccacaatgaaaattttgttatcagtaatttaaagtttttgctattaaagatacaaatgatcaaaaaaatatatgagtagaaagcatcatttaaaaaaaaaatatagacattaatattaaaaatatactatatatgttaatatcatttaaatttaattacatatcctatcaaatttttttaaaaaattgtttggattaataaaattgatttatacgttcgcaccaatttaattatatatgtaatagttactgacttttaattattcaatatatatttattatttcataatatgtaagaacatataatacataaaataatttttatatataatttttattccgcgcaaggtgcgggtcttaatctagtatattctatttttcagaaaaaaacatTCTATACAAAAGTCTTTACAAGACCaattcattaatttttatttgattatttacatacatgtattacatatatgtctattttttaaaaagtagacataatatttttttctaaaacagtAATCATccatttgttaataaaatataaatttacttttatcttttatctatcttattaaaacataattataatataGAACTTACATTCAATTCATGTGTTATTTACAAACTATATCATTAGAAATCTTTGAATATTTAACAGGGGTTCtttcaaaaatgactcaaaatttcaagtcaaacacaaaaataacctatatttttttttgaaactttgttttatcctattcaccctagaagttctagttattcacgaaaatgccattatttttttcttttttctttttttttttggaaaataaagtttttaccttaccatcctcatcttcaccaaATATTTACAACTTTGCCATTGACATCAATACCTCAACCACCATGAACTATCAAATTGAGAGTGTTAATGCcctaaagtttcgattttttctcatcctttctcatttcctatccacacaaaccacatatcttacactttctctcaaaattcatcaaaaaactgaagattttgattacaaattatGTAAGGTTCATAAGCTCACGATTCTTAGTGATTAACGAGTAGGTAGCTGTTGTGGTGAAGTTCTGGGTGATTGGAGAAACCACACAAGTCATCTCACGAGTTCAAGGAATGAAATTGTgaactacattttatttttcagatctgttcgaCGAAGAAGACTTATTCATCGAGAAGACTTTTTTAGAattcttctggtcaatgcataggttagttttgcaattgaccttttgtgtgtttttaatagaagacttctaactttcctttgtaaacaaaaaatttcgaaattcccagagaagtcttctcggataaacaagttacttttaaatttgaccGAAGTTGGTTAGAAAAttgactttttgtagaagacttctaaGGAAGTCTTCCTGGAGAAAACTTCtacagaagtcttctgaaagtcttccccAAGTCTTCTCAATGCCGAAAGATATCTgtgtgggttacttttgcaattgaaaaataatagtaagACATTTAATATCAATGAGAAAAAGTCTTCTAtaagaagacttcttttgaagtcttttCGAGTTTAATTATGGGTTTTGGTCAAAACTTTGCCCGCGAGAGAAGATTTCTAGAGAAGTCATCCGAcggaagacttctaaagaagtcttcgctcgaaaagtcaaatatagtcaattgcaaaagtaatccagcagacttcttgcgacattgagaagacttccggaagacttagagaagacttcttttaaAGTATTCTCCAGGTATACTTacctagaagtcttctacaaaaagtcaaaattcTTACTAACTTCggtcaaattcaaaagtaaCCTGTTTATCCAAGAaaacttctaaagaagtcttttctgggaatttcgaaaaaaattcaatttgaaAAGTAAGCCAATATTTATAAAGGAATACTTCCGAAGATGTCTtctgtagagtagacttcttaagaagtcttccttcgtaaatttacaattgcaaaaatgacctaaatagaagacttcttttgaagtctacacagagtagacttcttttgaagtcatctacgtaaatctttattaaacttc encodes:
- the LOC106390109 gene encoding protein arginine N-methyltransferase PRMT10-like codes for the protein MGSSSNGGAMSGRAPGTGGGVKSSAPVDKEVDYANYFCTYSFLYHQKDMLSDRVRMDAYYNAVFENKHHFAGKTVLDVGTGSGILAIWSAQAGARKVYAVEATTMADHARALVKANGLEDVVEVIQGSVEDISLPEKVDVIISEWMGYFLLRESMFDSVISARDRWLKPTGVMYPSHARMWLAPIKSTLSDRKKNDLDGAMADWDNFSDEIKSYYGVDMSVLTKPFAQEQEKHYIQTAVWNDLNPLQVIGTPTLVKEMDCLTATVSEIEEVRSNVTSVINGHTTLCGFGGWFDVQFRGRKEDPAQQDIELTTAPSERHCTHWGQQVFIMSNPINVEEGDNLNLGLVMSRSKENHRLMEVELSCEIKEASGNPKESFKKMYFIE
- the LOC125582159 gene encoding glutathione S-transferase T3-like; translated protein: MDSNSYTPFENFVDLLNSQQDTVFGYVQDNVEVSSSQVPAERKERRAWTPVDDVTLISAWLNTSKDPVVANEQRPGGSETRQPPHCKQRWQKINDQVNKFCGAYEAATREKSSGQNENDVLKHAHEIFYNNHKKKFTLEHAWKELRNDQKWCELCSSKTTASGKKRKCDESAQSASSYAFETTTGEAEQATMRPPSVKASKRHSKKTMGDGKALDELESMWRIRKEDLAVKERMTKMKLLDSLVGKADLPEYEEALKKKLIDELMSN